One region of Anaeromyxobacter diazotrophicus genomic DNA includes:
- a CDS encoding indolepyruvate oxidoreductase subunit beta → MKVTNVVLAGLGGQGVIKASDILADAAVRAGLDVKKSEVHGMSQRGGSVTSDVRFGEKVLSPMVPRGEADFLVVLSPSEVEVARPLLAAGGVLLGPDLVPEAKLPNRKSLNVALLGALSSHLPFPPAALLAAVKAALPERLHAVNEQAFELGRAAAGGSVR, encoded by the coding sequence ATGAAGGTCACCAACGTCGTCCTGGCCGGCCTGGGCGGGCAGGGGGTCATCAAGGCCTCCGACATCCTGGCCGACGCCGCGGTGCGCGCCGGCCTCGACGTGAAGAAGTCCGAGGTCCACGGCATGAGCCAGCGCGGCGGCTCGGTCACCTCCGACGTGCGCTTCGGCGAGAAGGTGCTCTCGCCCATGGTGCCGCGCGGCGAGGCGGACTTCCTGGTGGTGCTCTCGCCCTCGGAGGTGGAGGTGGCGCGGCCGCTGCTCGCGGCCGGCGGGGTGCTCCTCGGCCCCGACCTCGTGCCCGAGGCGAAGCTCCCGAACCGGAAGAGCCTCAACGTGGCGCTCCTGGGCGCGCTCTCGAGCCACCTGCCGTTTCCGCCCGCCGCGCTCCTCGCCGCGGTGAAGGCGGCCCTGCCGGAGCGGCTCCACGCCGTGAACGAGCAGGCCTTCGAGCTCGGCCGGGCCGCGGCCGGGGGGAGCGTCCGATGA
- a CDS encoding S41 family peptidase has translation MTSTRGRLLGALAALAAAAAGCSDNPFGAGTACTPAAEKARLLATAQDWYLYQDLVPGTAQYQQLVPTPFDPGAFATPQDLLDGFTAAARAKHEDRGWSYLLTQAEAQQYFQSGQSAGYGYGYVLPAAGPFAGKLVLTQVMGGSPAALAGFARGDQILAVGSTAQTMTDVTTLVGQGTLGTALSGSTPGTPKVLSVLPRGQTTAVTRSMTSAVYDLDPVVSKVIASPLGKPVGYVLLRTFVTPAEQKLRDAFAAFNAAGVKDVLVDVRYDGGGLLATARVLASLLHPAAGELMYQGQYNANHAGDSWSESFGDEANRLPAVNRVAFITTSGTASASELVPNALAAYLGQSLAVVGGRTYGKPVGQTPFALGSCQDQLYLISFQLQNRAGFGGYYDGLPDAAGQFGGASCAADDDLAHELGDPAETSTGQALAFVDGGAASCTAIPPATATAGAAPTGLSAARAAAIYPRPARPSPAQLEMPGLF, from the coding sequence ATGACCTCGACGCGTGGACGCCTCCTGGGCGCGCTGGCCGCGCTCGCCGCCGCGGCCGCCGGCTGCAGCGACAACCCCTTCGGCGCCGGCACCGCCTGCACGCCCGCCGCCGAGAAGGCGCGGCTGCTCGCCACCGCCCAGGACTGGTACCTCTACCAGGACCTCGTCCCCGGCACGGCGCAGTACCAGCAGCTCGTCCCGACGCCCTTCGACCCGGGCGCCTTCGCCACGCCGCAGGACCTGCTCGACGGCTTCACCGCCGCGGCGCGCGCGAAGCACGAGGACCGCGGCTGGAGCTACCTCCTCACCCAGGCCGAGGCGCAGCAGTACTTCCAGTCCGGCCAGTCGGCCGGGTACGGCTACGGCTACGTGCTCCCGGCGGCGGGCCCCTTCGCCGGCAAGCTCGTGCTCACGCAGGTCATGGGCGGCTCGCCGGCCGCCCTGGCCGGCTTCGCGCGCGGCGATCAGATCCTGGCCGTGGGCAGCACCGCGCAGACCATGACCGACGTGACCACCCTCGTCGGCCAGGGGACGCTCGGCACCGCCCTCTCCGGCAGCACGCCCGGCACGCCGAAGGTCCTGAGCGTGCTCCCGCGCGGCCAGACCACCGCCGTCACCCGCTCCATGACGAGCGCGGTGTACGACCTCGACCCGGTGGTCTCGAAGGTGATCGCGAGCCCGCTCGGCAAGCCGGTGGGCTACGTGCTCCTCCGGACCTTCGTCACCCCGGCCGAGCAGAAGCTCCGCGACGCCTTCGCCGCGTTCAACGCGGCCGGGGTGAAGGACGTGCTGGTGGACGTGCGCTACGACGGCGGCGGCCTCCTCGCGACGGCCCGGGTGCTGGCGAGCCTGCTCCACCCGGCCGCCGGCGAGCTCATGTACCAGGGCCAGTACAATGCGAACCACGCGGGCGACAGCTGGAGCGAGAGCTTCGGCGACGAGGCGAACCGGCTCCCGGCGGTGAACCGGGTGGCGTTCATCACCACCTCCGGCACCGCCTCCGCGAGCGAGCTCGTGCCGAACGCGCTCGCCGCGTACCTGGGGCAGAGCCTGGCGGTCGTGGGCGGCCGCACCTACGGCAAGCCGGTGGGGCAGACGCCGTTCGCGCTCGGCAGCTGCCAGGACCAGCTCTACCTCATCTCGTTCCAGCTCCAGAACAGGGCCGGCTTCGGCGGCTACTACGACGGGCTGCCCGACGCGGCCGGCCAGTTCGGCGGCGCCTCCTGCGCCGCCGACGACGACCTCGCGCACGAGCTGGGCGATCCGGCCGAGACCTCCACCGGCCAGGCGCTGGCGTTCGTGGACGGCGGGGCGGCGAGCTGCACCGCCATCCCGCCCGCCACCGCCACCGCCGGCGCGGCGCCCACCGGCCTCAGCGCCGCCCGCGCGGCGGCGATCTACCCGCGCCCCGCGCGGCCCTCGCCGGCGCAGCTGGAGATGCCGGGGCTCTTCTAG
- a CDS encoding phenylacetate--CoA ligase family protein, producing MSPGRVAWNDPPGGFHPASAPDYLPLPRLRELQLQRLQGVVARAHERVPLFRRRMEERGLDPGALRALPDLGRLPFTVKSDLRDTYPFGLFASPMEEIVRLHASSGTTGKPIVVAYTKADLEVWTEVMVRTFAACGLHRGDIVQNAYGYGLFTGGLGAHYGAEALGATVIPTSGGNTERQLMVLQDFGATALCCTPSYFLHLVERARELQVDLSRLRVGVFGAEPWSEAMRQRIQEESGIRAYDIYGLSEIIGPGVGAECAAQDGLHLFEDHFYPEIIDPVTGEVLPEGAEGELVLTTLSKQAMPMIRYRTRDVTALVSEPCRCGRTLRRIRRIGRRSDDMFIIRGVNVFPSQVETALLEVKGTLPHYQIVLTRAKGLDEMEVKVEVTPELFSDKIRELEGLHRRLEAAIDHVLGIRAKVTLVEPRSLARSEGKAKRVTDLRSV from the coding sequence ATGAGCCCCGGCCGCGTCGCCTGGAACGACCCCCCCGGCGGCTTCCACCCCGCGAGCGCCCCCGACTACCTCCCGCTGCCTCGGCTGCGCGAGCTGCAGCTCCAGCGCCTGCAGGGCGTGGTGGCGCGCGCCCACGAGCGCGTCCCGCTCTTCCGCCGGCGCATGGAGGAGCGCGGCCTCGACCCCGGGGCGCTGCGGGCGCTGCCGGACCTCGGGCGCCTGCCGTTCACGGTGAAGTCCGACCTGCGCGACACCTACCCCTTCGGCCTCTTCGCGAGCCCGATGGAGGAGATCGTCCGGCTCCACGCCTCCTCCGGCACGACCGGCAAGCCCATCGTCGTCGCCTACACCAAGGCCGACCTCGAGGTGTGGACCGAGGTCATGGTCCGCACCTTCGCCGCCTGCGGGCTGCACCGCGGCGACATCGTCCAGAACGCCTACGGCTACGGCCTCTTCACCGGCGGGCTCGGCGCCCACTACGGCGCCGAGGCGCTCGGGGCGACGGTCATCCCGACGAGCGGCGGCAACACCGAGCGTCAGCTCATGGTGCTGCAGGACTTCGGCGCCACCGCCCTCTGCTGCACGCCGAGCTACTTCCTGCACCTCGTCGAGCGCGCCCGCGAGCTCCAGGTCGACCTCTCGCGGCTGCGGGTGGGCGTCTTCGGGGCCGAGCCGTGGAGCGAGGCGATGCGCCAGCGCATCCAGGAGGAGAGCGGCATCCGCGCCTACGACATCTACGGGCTCTCCGAGATCATCGGCCCGGGCGTGGGCGCCGAGTGCGCGGCGCAGGACGGCCTGCACCTCTTCGAGGACCACTTCTACCCGGAGATCATCGACCCGGTGACGGGCGAGGTGCTGCCGGAGGGCGCGGAGGGCGAGCTCGTCCTCACCACGCTCTCCAAGCAGGCGATGCCCATGATCCGCTACCGGACCCGCGACGTGACCGCGCTCGTCTCCGAGCCGTGCCGCTGCGGTCGGACCCTGCGGCGCATCCGCCGCATCGGGCGCCGCTCCGACGACATGTTCATCATCCGCGGCGTGAACGTCTTCCCGTCGCAGGTGGAGACGGCGCTGCTCGAGGTGAAGGGGACCCTGCCGCACTACCAGATCGTCCTCACCCGCGCGAAGGGCCTCGACGAGATGGAGGTGAAGGTCGAGGTCACCCCCGAGCTCTTCTCCGACAAGATCCGCGAGCTGGAGGGGCTCCACCGCCGGCTCGAGGCCGCCATCGACCACGTGCTCGGCATCCGCGCCAAGGTGACGCTGGTCGAGCCGCGCTCGCTCGCCCGCAGCGAGGGCAAGGCGAAGCGCGTCACCGACCTGCGCAGCGTCTAG
- a CDS encoding WD40 repeat domain-containing protein, whose amino-acid sequence MDPFVARSVPRVVATVALLGGLAVAALLGSCSGSGGTKGAGGDDGGVTINQADGGSPDGGADAGTPDAGTPDAGAPDAGTPDAGTPDGGTSFGGPGPWPLENRTYGAAEGLQESPVVAASTDEAQNLWVATPQAVYLLKPGDAKFTRFSSKDGLHLADHPKLYDEDYCGGEKGVPGAANGDGISALVGGAAGEVFVGYHGNTAVKGDCSDSAVDRHSGQLDRVRLKPDGTLEVTRFQMVSTGMGMMFWHNRTVYRLAYDHVVHPHTLYAGTDHGVDMFFPDRYRDPSPGEWTGFSIQEWMSDHLHVQVCFHGDTTCEAGGEGNARMGDWRGLTIDPDGDLWHAGRWSAGKIRWVADLKQWNMRSGAQAYAVAYGNGSDPVFPVSQIGDVVSLSGVALAKDGTPWFASSFFYGAVPSVPSPGSGRGLAHDTGNARFTYVSPSAAGMSEQDVQDLAALPDGRLVLAGAHTGLVFWDPVTGAKSALRAGQGLPDDAVQQLSLDTRVDPPALYVATGSGVAVLRQLPK is encoded by the coding sequence ATGGATCCCTTCGTGGCGCGTTCCGTCCCGCGCGTGGTCGCGACCGTCGCCCTGCTGGGGGGACTCGCGGTCGCGGCGCTCCTCGGCTCGTGCAGCGGCTCGGGCGGGACGAAGGGCGCCGGCGGGGACGACGGCGGCGTCACGATCAACCAGGCGGACGGCGGCTCGCCCGACGGCGGCGCCGACGCCGGGACCCCCGACGCGGGGACGCCCGACGCCGGCGCACCGGACGCAGGGACGCCGGACGCGGGCACGCCCGACGGCGGGACGAGCTTCGGCGGCCCCGGGCCCTGGCCGCTCGAGAACAGGACCTACGGCGCGGCGGAGGGGCTGCAGGAGTCGCCGGTCGTCGCCGCCTCGACCGACGAGGCGCAGAACCTGTGGGTGGCGACGCCGCAGGCGGTCTACCTCCTGAAGCCGGGCGACGCGAAGTTCACCCGCTTCTCCTCGAAGGACGGGCTCCACCTCGCCGACCACCCGAAGCTCTACGACGAGGACTACTGCGGGGGCGAGAAGGGCGTGCCCGGCGCGGCCAACGGCGACGGCATCTCGGCGCTGGTCGGCGGCGCCGCGGGCGAGGTGTTCGTCGGCTACCACGGCAACACCGCCGTGAAGGGCGACTGCAGCGACTCCGCCGTCGACCGCCACTCGGGCCAGCTCGACCGCGTGCGGCTGAAGCCGGACGGGACGCTCGAGGTGACGCGCTTCCAGATGGTGAGCACCGGCATGGGGATGATGTTCTGGCACAACCGGACCGTCTACCGGCTCGCCTACGACCACGTGGTCCACCCGCACACGCTCTACGCCGGCACCGACCACGGCGTGGACATGTTCTTCCCGGACAGGTACCGCGACCCGAGCCCGGGCGAGTGGACCGGCTTCTCGATCCAGGAGTGGATGAGCGATCACCTGCACGTGCAGGTGTGCTTCCACGGCGACACGACCTGCGAGGCGGGCGGCGAGGGGAACGCGCGCATGGGCGACTGGCGCGGGCTCACCATCGACCCCGACGGCGACCTGTGGCACGCCGGGCGCTGGAGCGCCGGGAAGATCCGCTGGGTGGCGGACCTCAAGCAGTGGAACATGCGCAGCGGCGCGCAGGCCTATGCGGTCGCGTACGGCAACGGCAGCGACCCCGTCTTCCCGGTGAGCCAGATCGGCGACGTGGTGAGCCTGTCGGGCGTCGCGCTGGCGAAGGACGGCACGCCCTGGTTCGCGAGCTCGTTCTTCTACGGCGCGGTGCCGTCGGTGCCCTCGCCCGGCTCCGGCCGCGGCCTCGCGCACGACACCGGGAACGCGAGGTTCACCTACGTGAGCCCGTCCGCCGCCGGGATGAGCGAGCAGGACGTGCAGGATCTGGCGGCGCTGCCCGACGGGCGGCTCGTCCTCGCCGGCGCGCACACGGGGCTCGTCTTCTGGGATCCGGTCACCGGCGCGAAGAGCGCGCTTCGGGCGGGCCAGGGTCTCCCGGACGACGCGGTCCAGCAGCTGTCGCTCGACACGCGGGTCGATCCGCCCGCGCTCTACGTCGCGACCGGGAGCGGGGTGGCGGTGCTGCGGCAGCTCCCGAAGTGA
- a CDS encoding thiamine pyrophosphate-dependent enzyme codes for MPDQQLLSGDEAVAHAAFDAGVALGTGYPGTPSTEILEAFSALGGRAQWAPNEKVALEVGLGAAYGAVRALVTMKHVGLNVAADPLFTAAYTGVTGALVVVSADDPGMSSSQNEQDNRRYGIAAGLPVLEPADAQEAYDLFFTAVELSERWKLPVLFRMTTRVCHAKSLVRPRGRRETPRPGHFERDIAGRVMIPSNARPAHRRLRAKLAEIAAWAEEAPLNRVEARDPALGLITDGVAYLHAAEAAPTASVLKLGLVHPLPLEKLRRFAASVERCVVVEEGDPVIADALRAAGIAVESKPEMYRFGELDVARVRRIVARDTSPEPAPPRGKPPELCPACPYHAAYAALKKLDCIVAGDIGCYSLGALQPYQAMDTCVAMGAALGVGLGLRHALPPEQARRVVSVIGDSTFVHSGITGLAEAVYNPPPTGHVVLVLDNGTTAMTGQQEHPGTGRTLDHAPTAQLSIERLAEAMGVPSVTVFDAFADPAGFERLLAERLAAPTLSVIVARRPCILAAADIRKWEKAGAERRAAQACLAQAEE; via the coding sequence ATGCCCGACCAGCAGCTCCTCTCCGGCGACGAGGCGGTCGCCCACGCGGCCTTCGACGCCGGCGTCGCGCTCGGCACCGGCTACCCGGGCACGCCCTCCACCGAGATCCTGGAGGCGTTCTCCGCGCTGGGCGGCCGCGCCCAGTGGGCGCCCAACGAGAAGGTGGCGCTCGAGGTGGGCCTCGGCGCCGCCTACGGCGCGGTGCGGGCGCTCGTCACCATGAAGCACGTCGGCCTGAACGTCGCGGCCGACCCGCTCTTCACCGCCGCCTACACCGGCGTCACCGGCGCGCTGGTGGTGGTCTCGGCCGACGACCCCGGCATGTCCTCCTCGCAGAACGAGCAGGACAACCGCCGCTACGGGATCGCGGCCGGCCTGCCGGTGCTGGAGCCGGCCGACGCGCAGGAGGCGTACGACCTCTTCTTCACCGCCGTCGAGCTCTCGGAGCGCTGGAAGCTGCCGGTGCTCTTCCGGATGACGACGCGCGTCTGCCACGCCAAGTCGCTCGTCCGCCCGCGCGGCCGCCGCGAGACGCCGCGCCCCGGCCACTTCGAGCGCGACATCGCCGGGCGGGTCATGATCCCCTCGAACGCCCGCCCGGCGCACCGCCGGCTCCGGGCGAAGCTGGCCGAGATCGCGGCCTGGGCCGAGGAGGCGCCCCTGAACCGCGTCGAGGCGCGCGACCCGGCGCTCGGCCTCATCACCGACGGCGTCGCCTACCTGCACGCCGCCGAGGCCGCCCCCACCGCCAGCGTGCTGAAGCTCGGGCTCGTGCACCCGCTGCCGCTCGAGAAGCTCCGCCGCTTCGCCGCCTCGGTGGAGCGGTGCGTGGTGGTGGAGGAGGGCGACCCGGTCATCGCCGACGCGCTGCGCGCGGCCGGCATCGCGGTCGAGTCGAAGCCGGAGATGTACCGCTTCGGCGAGCTCGACGTGGCGCGCGTGCGCCGGATCGTGGCGCGCGACACCTCGCCCGAGCCGGCGCCGCCGCGCGGCAAGCCGCCCGAGCTGTGCCCGGCCTGCCCCTACCACGCCGCCTACGCCGCCCTGAAGAAGCTCGACTGCATCGTGGCGGGCGACATCGGCTGCTATTCGCTCGGCGCGCTCCAGCCCTACCAGGCGATGGACACCTGCGTCGCCATGGGCGCGGCGCTGGGCGTCGGGCTCGGGCTCCGGCACGCGCTCCCGCCCGAGCAGGCGCGGCGGGTGGTCTCGGTCATCGGCGACTCCACCTTCGTCCACTCCGGCATCACCGGCCTCGCCGAGGCGGTCTACAACCCGCCCCCCACCGGCCACGTGGTGCTGGTGCTCGACAACGGCACCACCGCCATGACCGGTCAGCAGGAGCACCCGGGCACCGGCCGCACCCTCGACCACGCGCCCACGGCGCAGCTCTCGATCGAGCGGCTGGCCGAGGCCATGGGGGTGCCGAGCGTCACCGTCTTCGACGCCTTCGCCGACCCGGCCGGCTTCGAGCGGCTCCTGGCGGAGCGGCTGGCGGCGCCGACGCTGTCCGTCATCGTGGCGCGGCGGCCCTGCATCCTCGCCGCCGCCGACATCCGGAAGTGGGAGAAGGCCGGGGCGGAGCGGCGCGCCGCCCAGGCGTGCCTGGCGCAGGCGGAGGAGTGA
- a CDS encoding amino acid-binding protein has translation MLRQLSLFLENRPGQLRAPCEALARAGVDILTMSLADTDQFGLLRLVVRDAERGRRALEEAGMVVNVADVVPIEVDDRPGGLAAVLAALDEGQIGVEYMYPFAAGPRAGKAAIVFRFDDPPRALAAVQARGLRVLDESELVAKKL, from the coding sequence ATGCTGCGACAGCTCTCGCTCTTCCTCGAGAACCGCCCCGGCCAGCTGCGCGCGCCCTGCGAGGCGCTGGCCCGGGCGGGCGTGGACATCCTCACCATGTCGCTCGCCGACACCGACCAGTTCGGCCTGCTCCGCCTCGTGGTGCGCGACGCGGAGCGCGGCCGGCGCGCGCTGGAGGAGGCGGGGATGGTGGTGAACGTGGCCGACGTGGTGCCCATCGAGGTGGACGATCGCCCGGGCGGCCTGGCCGCGGTGCTGGCGGCGCTGGACGAGGGGCAGATCGGCGTCGAGTACATGTACCCGTTCGCCGCCGGCCCGCGCGCCGGGAAGGCGGCCATCGTCTTCCGCTTCGACGATCCGCCGCGGGCGCTGGCCGCGGTGCAGGCGCGCGGGCTCCGGGTGCTGGACGAGTCGGAGCTGGTGGCGAAGAAGCTGTGA
- a CDS encoding HNH endonuclease — translation MAAAPDPAARSPWEAWRTSHAPPPVDLAPLTGRELDVWFRGGEPEADACEALLVWAGRARGALDVAIAEGLDALRQGERLAELGYHLDDYAREVLDLRKRAAQRETLDEALALAGELLPGATRAERLEAIAQEFAGAYAGEADPDQARVLGAAVRQLRPGDDARAAALEEETERWAALPAIPDVAAPDVRFYETATAHDVDARLRELAVQRAEWEDLIGYCALAVRKSQLHRLRMRAWGKLAAPLALRIAAVLAAAVQAVRDRTGKPLPLGTCLAVLAQHFLDTWKGVVKRNRSRSRKVRDRDAGHCQVPGCSHRAVDSHHVLFRSQGGGDELDNQIGLCRFHHLRCIHGGYLRVVGRAPDGLRWFLGGRPCSGPRAAAAPWEADRAHG, via the coding sequence CGAGCCACGCGCCGCCGCCGGTGGACCTCGCGCCGCTCACCGGGCGCGAGCTCGACGTCTGGTTCCGCGGCGGAGAGCCGGAGGCCGACGCCTGCGAGGCGCTGCTGGTCTGGGCGGGCCGGGCGCGGGGCGCGCTCGACGTCGCGATCGCCGAGGGGCTCGACGCGCTCCGCCAGGGCGAGCGGCTGGCGGAGCTGGGGTACCACCTCGACGACTACGCCCGGGAGGTGCTCGACCTGCGCAAGCGCGCGGCCCAGCGCGAGACGCTGGACGAGGCGCTGGCGCTCGCGGGCGAGCTCCTGCCGGGCGCGACGCGCGCCGAGCGGCTCGAGGCGATCGCCCAGGAGTTCGCGGGCGCCTACGCCGGCGAGGCCGACCCCGACCAGGCGCGCGTGCTCGGCGCCGCGGTCCGGCAGCTCCGCCCCGGCGACGACGCCCGCGCCGCGGCGCTCGAGGAGGAGACGGAGCGCTGGGCGGCCCTCCCCGCCATCCCGGACGTGGCCGCTCCCGACGTGCGCTTCTACGAGACCGCCACCGCCCACGACGTGGACGCCCGCCTGCGCGAGCTGGCCGTCCAGCGGGCCGAGTGGGAGGACCTCATCGGCTACTGCGCGCTCGCGGTGCGGAAGAGCCAGCTGCACCGGCTCCGGATGCGTGCGTGGGGGAAGCTGGCCGCCCCGCTGGCCCTCCGGATCGCGGCGGTGCTCGCCGCCGCGGTGCAGGCCGTCCGGGACCGGACCGGGAAGCCGCTGCCGCTCGGGACTTGCCTCGCCGTCCTCGCACAGCACTTCCTCGACACCTGGAAGGGGGTGGTGAAGCGCAATCGGAGCCGCTCGCGGAAGGTGCGGGACCGGGACGCGGGGCATTGCCAGGTCCCGGGCTGCAGCCACCGGGCCGTGGACTCCCACCACGTGCTGTTCCGGTCCCAGGGCGGCGGCGACGAGCTCGACAACCAGATCGGCCTCTGCCGCTTCCACCACCTCCGCTGCATCCACGGCGGCTACCTGCGCGTCGTGGGCCGGGCGCCGGATGGGCTGCGGTGGTTCCTGGGCGGGAGGCCGTGTAGCGGGCCGCGAGCGGCGGCGGCGCCATGGGAGGCAGACCGGGCACATGGGTAA
- a CDS encoding methylglyoxal synthase — protein MPKTTPMSPRKRIALVAHDNKKSDLLSWARYNVGTLSRHDLYATGTTGGMLVEELGLEVKRLLSGPLGGDQQVGAMIACGQLDALIFFWDPLEPLPHDPDIKALLRIAVLYNILTACNRTTADFVVSSPLLSSDYDRVLPDPSSVIRR, from the coding sequence ATGCCGAAGACCACGCCCATGTCGCCGCGCAAGCGCATCGCGCTCGTCGCGCACGACAACAAGAAGTCCGACCTCCTCTCCTGGGCCCGCTACAACGTCGGGACGCTCTCGCGCCACGACCTCTACGCCACCGGCACCACCGGCGGCATGCTGGTCGAGGAGCTCGGGCTCGAGGTGAAGCGGCTCCTCTCCGGCCCGCTCGGCGGCGACCAGCAGGTGGGCGCGATGATCGCCTGCGGCCAGCTCGACGCGCTCATCTTCTTCTGGGATCCGCTCGAGCCCTTGCCGCACGACCCGGACATCAAGGCGCTGCTCCGGATCGCGGTGCTCTACAACATCCTCACCGCCTGCAACCGGACCACCGCCGACTTCGTGGTGTCGTCGCCGCTGCTGTCGTCGGACTACGACCGGGTGCTGCCCGATCCCTCCTCGGTGATCCGGCGCTAG
- the rlmH gene encoding 23S rRNA (pseudouridine(1915)-N(3))-methyltransferase RlmH, whose protein sequence is MKLRLLAIGKDRSGLYAPAVAEYGTRLARYVKFELVELPEAKKHAGTPRAKDEEGATLLAKVDPRERVVVLDERGKEYTSVELARRVEGWLQGGRDVALLIGGSDGLAPEVLARADEKLALSRLTLAHRLARLVLVEQLYRAFTILRGEPYHK, encoded by the coding sequence ATGAAGCTCCGCCTGCTCGCCATCGGCAAGGACCGCTCCGGCCTCTACGCGCCGGCCGTGGCCGAGTACGGCACGCGGCTCGCGCGCTACGTGAAGTTCGAGCTCGTGGAGCTGCCCGAGGCGAAGAAGCACGCGGGCACCCCGCGCGCGAAGGACGAGGAGGGCGCGACGCTGCTCGCCAAGGTGGACCCCCGCGAGCGGGTGGTGGTCCTCGACGAGCGGGGGAAGGAGTACACGAGCGTCGAGCTGGCGCGCCGGGTGGAGGGCTGGCTGCAGGGCGGCCGCGACGTGGCGCTCCTCATCGGCGGCTCCGACGGCCTCGCCCCCGAGGTGCTGGCCCGGGCCGACGAGAAGCTCGCCCTCTCGCGCCTCACCCTGGCGCACCGGCTGGCGCGCCTGGTGCTGGTGGAGCAGCTCTATCGCGCGTTCACCATCCTGCGGGGCGAGCCGTACCACAAGTGA